One Campylobacter concisus DNA segment encodes these proteins:
- the flgL gene encoding flagellar hook-associated protein FlgL: MRITNQLRFSQTLHDYQKNMVGVNKSYQQLSNGLKIQDPYDGAAVYNDAMRLDYEATTLTQVADATGKSVNFAKNTDNALQEFEKQLENFKTKVVQAASDVHSTTSLEALANDLQGIKNHLVNIANTSINGQFLFSGSAVDTKPIDGSGKYQGNRDYMKTSAGAQVELPYNIPGFDLFLGKDGDYNKILTTNVMLADQTRTDIAYAPKYLDENSKIKNMIGLNYASDSVVGSDGSYKGTIEPDFDFLDTSNVNFPDTYFFMQGKKPDGTTFTSKFKMSADTSMAGLMEKIGMEFGNTKTTKVVDVSINNDGQFNIKDLTKGNQTIDFHMVAATSVAANRDAIAPNNTLDTINSLQTLENMANAVPKTVHITEFTKSKYLDKDGNLTNAFDYDKVRFERKDNELIANLPQVARRTGEFATDQTKLSEVSGTKESYNRNLYPKDVDARKRELYNIDNQEIGLQVKSITGTMYDIKVKMGEAGGVNTPVQFQITSTTAAGVVSPTRNLTVYNSDEFGSYRTYASDFTYRQLMDIVAMAASDNIPDPQNVENANFDTDIEKVRRDQNYNAYKDALSKTKGAVEVNLDDKGRMVLTDKTKSVTNIELTMYDAKNGDIFDGDSTGMNTAGAASHPQGKGSVFSFNENNALTIDEPSTSVFQDLDDMIFAVRNGYYRADANNHDPRNTGMQGALKRLDHLIDHANKELTKIGSQTKLLTATNQRAEVMKVNVLTVKNDVIDADYAESYLKFTQLSLSYQATLQASAKINQLSLLNYLN, translated from the coding sequence ATGAGAATTACAAATCAACTACGTTTTAGTCAGACTTTGCACGACTATCAAAAAAATATGGTTGGCGTAAATAAAAGCTACCAGCAGCTCTCAAACGGACTTAAAATCCAAGATCCATACGACGGTGCTGCGGTTTATAACGATGCGATGAGGCTTGATTATGAAGCGACCACTCTCACTCAAGTGGCTGATGCTACCGGTAAGTCAGTAAATTTTGCAAAAAACACGGACAATGCGCTGCAAGAATTTGAAAAACAGCTTGAAAATTTTAAAACAAAAGTCGTTCAAGCAGCTAGTGATGTGCATAGCACAACATCTCTTGAAGCTTTGGCAAACGACCTTCAGGGCATCAAAAACCACCTTGTAAATATCGCAAATACCTCTATAAATGGGCAGTTTTTATTCTCAGGTAGTGCTGTGGATACTAAGCCGATCGATGGCTCAGGTAAATATCAAGGCAACCGCGACTATATGAAAACTTCAGCCGGCGCGCAGGTAGAGCTGCCTTACAATATCCCAGGATTTGATCTATTTCTAGGAAAAGATGGCGACTACAACAAAATTTTAACAACAAACGTGATGCTAGCTGATCAAACTAGAACCGACATCGCTTATGCGCCAAAATATCTTGATGAAAATAGCAAGATAAAAAATATGATCGGTCTAAACTACGCAAGTGACTCAGTCGTGGGCAGTGATGGCTCTTACAAAGGCACTATCGAGCCAGATTTTGACTTTTTGGATACTTCAAATGTAAATTTCCCTGACACATACTTTTTCATGCAGGGCAAAAAGCCAGACGGCACGACATTTACGAGTAAATTTAAGATGAGTGCTGATACGTCAATGGCTGGTTTGATGGAGAAGATCGGTATGGAATTTGGCAACACAAAGACGACAAAAGTTGTCGATGTGAGCATAAATAACGACGGACAATTTAACATAAAAGACCTTACTAAAGGCAATCAAACGATAGACTTTCACATGGTTGCAGCTACTTCTGTGGCAGCAAATCGTGATGCGATAGCTCCAAATAATACACTTGATACGATAAATTCGCTACAAACGCTTGAAAATATGGCAAATGCTGTGCCAAAAACGGTTCATATAACTGAATTTACAAAGAGCAAATACCTTGATAAAGATGGAAATTTAACAAACGCATTTGACTATGACAAAGTTAGATTTGAGCGAAAAGACAATGAGCTAATAGCAAATTTACCTCAAGTAGCTAGAAGAACGGGCGAGTTTGCAACTGATCAGACAAAGCTAAGCGAGGTTTCTGGCACAAAAGAGAGCTACAATAGAAATTTATACCCAAAAGATGTCGATGCAAGAAAGAGAGAACTTTACAATATAGATAATCAAGAGATAGGTCTTCAAGTAAAATCAATCACTGGCACAATGTATGACATCAAAGTAAAAATGGGCGAAGCAGGTGGCGTAAATACCCCAGTGCAGTTTCAAATAACATCAACAACAGCTGCTGGCGTGGTATCTCCAACTAGAAATTTGACCGTCTATAACTCAGATGAATTTGGCAGCTACAGAACCTATGCAAGCGACTTTACATATCGTCAGCTAATGGATATCGTAGCGATGGCTGCAAGCGATAATATCCCTGATCCTCAAAACGTAGAAAATGCAAATTTTGATACAGATATCGAAAAGGTAAGAAGAGATCAAAACTACAACGCCTATAAAGACGCTTTGTCAAAGACTAAAGGCGCAGTAGAGGTAAATTTAGATGATAAAGGCAGGATGGTACTAACTGACAAGACAAAATCTGTCACAAATATAGAGCTAACTATGTATGATGCGAAAAATGGTGATATATTTGACGGAGATAGCACCGGCATGAACACAGCTGGCGCTGCAAGCCACCCTCAAGGCAAGGGCTCAGTATTTAGCTTTAACGAAAATAATGCTTTAACGATAGATGAGCCAAGCACAAGCGTCTTTCAAGACCTTGATGATATGATATTTGCCGTTAGAAATGGCTACTATAGAGCAGACGCTAACAATCACGACCCACGAAATACAGGCATGCAAGGCGCTTTAAAAAGGCTTGATCACTTGATAGATCACGCAAATAAAGAGCTTACAAAGATAGGCTCTCAAACAAAGCTTCTAACGGCGACAAATCAGCGTGCAGAGGTCATGAAAGTAAATGTGCTAACTGTAAAAAATGACGTCATAGACGCAGACTATGCAGAGTCATATCTTAAATTTACACAGCTTTCACTCTCATATCAAGCTACTCTTCAAGCAAGTGCTAAGATAAATCAACTAAGCTTGCTAAACTACCTAAACTAA
- a CDS encoding AEC family transporter, which yields MNFTPLFAIFFIIATGFFAKKVGIVEQKHSIPFVDFVLCFAMPALIFDKIYHVNVDASLINTILIGFASTAISAALAFVIGKIFKFTKITTVSMVMLSLFGNTLFVGMPVIQGFFGDAMVNEVIFYDQIATGIPLSILGPLILSFAAPEKVSLFQNTMKILKFPPFIALIMGLVLKEVPLPDFIFAPLRMFEGSVTPVALFAIGVGLNFSSITSSYKGVSVVLLCKMILPAIVFFIILKVSGIQMSKTWVVGLFQCAMPTSALASAMVIKAGLDSSLAISSVAIGVLFSFITLPVIYFVFA from the coding sequence ATGAATTTCACACCACTTTTTGCAATATTTTTCATAATCGCAACTGGTTTTTTTGCTAAAAAAGTCGGCATTGTTGAGCAAAAGCACTCGATCCCATTTGTGGATTTTGTCCTTTGTTTTGCAATGCCTGCGCTAATCTTTGATAAAATTTACCACGTAAATGTCGATGCCTCGCTTATAAACACGATCCTTATCGGCTTTGCCTCAACCGCCATTAGCGCTGCTTTGGCATTTGTCATAGGTAAGATTTTTAAATTTACCAAAATAACAACCGTCAGTATGGTCATGCTAAGCCTTTTTGGTAACACACTATTCGTCGGTATGCCTGTCATTCAGGGCTTCTTTGGCGATGCGATGGTAAATGAGGTCATCTTTTACGACCAAATAGCCACTGGTATCCCGCTTTCTATCCTTGGACCACTCATCCTATCTTTTGCCGCACCAGAGAAGGTTTCGCTATTTCAAAATACAATGAAAATTTTAAAATTTCCACCATTTATAGCGCTCATTATGGGGCTTGTCTTAAAAGAAGTCCCGCTTCCAGATTTCATCTTTGCGCCACTTAGGATGTTTGAAGGCAGCGTCACTCCAGTGGCACTTTTTGCGATCGGCGTTGGTCTTAACTTTAGTAGCATCACAAGCTCATATAAAGGCGTTAGTGTCGTGCTTTTGTGCAAGATGATCTTGCCAGCTATCGTATTTTTCATCATATTAAAAGTCTCAGGTATCCAGATGAGCAAAACTTGGGTCGTTGGTCTCTTTCAATGTGCGATGCCAACATCAGCTCTTGCAAGTGCGATGGTCATAAAAGCTGGACTTGATAGCTCACTAGCCATCTCATCAGTTGCTATTGGCGTGCTTTTTTCATTTATCACGCTTCCAGTTATCTATTTTGTATTTGCGTAA
- a CDS encoding YaaA family protein, producing MALKILFSPSESKISLNTGDKFDGKNLIFPELFSKRAEILNKYDEFLKSANLDEIKKLFGLKELEDSEQLRESLFQKGSIKAILRYDGVAYKHLNYRGLSDDAQKYIDNNVLIFSNLFGPILAKDEIVEYKLKQGEKLAGFDISKFYEQNFSKAVNQFLENDEILDLRAKFYEKFYVIKKEFTTFCFLKNKKILSHHAKAYRGEVLRQIANAKVTNKDELMALNFENLKLVDMKKIGLKNEFTFEICE from the coding sequence ATGGCGTTAAAAATCCTCTTCTCACCAAGCGAAAGCAAAATTTCTCTAAACACAGGCGATAAATTTGATGGAAAAAATTTGATATTTCCAGAGCTTTTTAGCAAAAGGGCTGAAATTTTAAATAAATATGATGAGTTTTTAAAAAGCGCAAATTTAGACGAGATAAAAAAGCTTTTTGGACTAAAAGAGCTTGAGGATAGCGAGCAGCTACGAGAAAGCCTTTTTCAAAAAGGCAGCATAAAAGCTATCTTAAGATATGACGGCGTTGCCTACAAGCACCTAAACTACCGCGGACTAAGCGATGATGCTCAAAAATATATAGATAATAATGTTTTAATATTTTCAAATTTATTTGGGCCTATTTTAGCAAAAGATGAGATAGTTGAGTACAAACTAAAACAAGGCGAAAAGCTAGCTGGCTTTGATATTTCAAAATTTTATGAGCAAAATTTTAGCAAAGCGGTCAATCAGTTTTTAGAAAATGATGAAATTTTAGATCTTAGGGCTAAATTTTATGAGAAATTTTATGTGATAAAAAAAGAATTTACGACATTTTGTTTCTTGAAAAACAAAAAGATACTAAGCCACCATGCAAAAGCTTATAGAGGTGAGGTTTTGCGCCAGATCGCAAATGCTAAAGTGACAAACAAAGATGAACTAATGGCTCTAAATTTTGAAAATTTAAAACTTGTGGATATGAAAAAGATAGGGCTAAAAAACGAGTTTACGTTTGAAATTTGTGAGTGA
- a CDS encoding site-specific integrase — MTHLNHDTANRMWWAVRNHLGYLGTSNTHGLYVLRHTVASRLVSLKGFNAHKLMAFMGHTDIKSSLHYVHLNVDDIRDGVGVGV; from the coding sequence ATAACCCACCTAAATCACGATACAGCAAATCGTATGTGGTGGGCTGTGAGAAACCATCTTGGATATTTAGGGACTAGCAACACTCACGGACTTTACGTATTACGCCATACAGTGGCTTCTAGGTTAGTGAGTTTGAAGGGATTTAACGCACATAAACTGATGGCTTTTATGGGTCACACAGATATTAAAAGTAGCCTACATTACGTGCATCTAAATGTTGATGATATACGTGATGGTGTGGGAGTTGGTGTTTAG
- a CDS encoding FtsK/SpoIIIE family DNA translocase yields MYFGIATAAPTADFVGSLGQSLGVFNIKYFGLIAYVYPFLLIVLGYFVYKNFKKFDFDFAQFVVGIFLFFIAFLMFQALSTSGANSGVIGGFIVSALKEVIGAIGTAVAILMIFIISLGLAFRENFIIVLRKAFVDKEPNGYEEKSRSVKEVRARQIPKIERKKPKADEIKEEELIDAQVLNDDESNLDSEPESEPEPEMELAQESRPVTIGGVEILNEVAENKKLLDQIERGKVEKPKDFVLPPLKFLNDPPKRSHNINEAEIDQQISNLLDKLRKFKIDGDVVRTYTGPIVTTFEFRPAPHIKVSKILTLQDDLAMALKAQTIRIQAPIPGKDVVGIEVPNQNLETIYLKEILESEVFKNASSPLTMALGKDIVGAPFVTDLKKLPHLLIAGTTGSGKSVGINAMLLSLLYRNSPQTLRLMMIDPKMLEFSIYNDIPHLLTPVITEAKKAITALSNMVAEMERRYKIMSQTRTKNIESYNEKMKSEGGEQFPYIVVIIDELADLMMTSGKDVELYIGRLAQMARASGIHLIVATQRPSVDVVTGLIKANLPSRISYRVGQRIDSKVILDQMGAESLLGRGDMLFTPPGSPGVIRLHAPFASEKEIETIVNFLKEQQDVIYDEKFLAEEGSSAGSAAGVLGEDELDELYEEAKEIILSEQKTSISYLQRRLKIGYNKAANIIEQMEKMGVLSPVNAKGQREILV; encoded by the coding sequence ATATATTTTGGTATCGCTACGGCTGCTCCGACTGCTGATTTTGTAGGCTCACTTGGACAAAGCCTTGGCGTTTTTAATATTAAATATTTTGGACTTATAGCCTATGTTTATCCATTTTTACTTATCGTTTTAGGCTATTTTGTATATAAAAATTTTAAGAAATTTGACTTTGATTTTGCCCAGTTTGTAGTTGGGATTTTTCTATTTTTTATCGCATTTTTGATGTTTCAAGCGCTAAGTACTTCTGGGGCAAATAGCGGCGTGATAGGTGGCTTTATAGTCTCAGCGCTAAAAGAAGTCATCGGCGCTATCGGCACTGCGGTTGCTATACTTATGATATTTATTATCTCACTTGGACTTGCTTTTAGAGAAAATTTTATCATCGTTTTAAGAAAGGCTTTTGTAGATAAAGAGCCAAATGGCTATGAAGAAAAAAGCAGAAGCGTAAAAGAGGTAAGGGCAAGGCAGATACCAAAGATAGAGCGCAAAAAGCCAAAAGCTGACGAGATAAAAGAAGAAGAGCTTATAGACGCTCAGGTGCTAAATGATGATGAGTCAAATTTAGATAGTGAGCCAGAATCTGAGCCAGAGCCAGAGATGGAGCTGGCACAAGAGAGCAGACCTGTAACCATAGGCGGGGTTGAAATTTTAAATGAAGTGGCTGAAAACAAAAAGCTTCTTGATCAGATAGAGCGCGGCAAGGTTGAAAAGCCAAAAGACTTTGTCTTGCCGCCGCTTAAATTTCTAAACGATCCACCAAAGCGTTCGCATAATATAAATGAGGCGGAGATTGATCAGCAAATTTCAAATTTACTCGATAAACTACGTAAATTTAAGATAGATGGCGACGTGGTGCGAACTTATACTGGCCCTATCGTTACGACATTTGAGTTTCGTCCAGCGCCGCACATCAAGGTGAGTAAAATTCTCACTTTACAAGATGACCTAGCGATGGCGCTAAAGGCCCAAACTATCCGTATCCAAGCGCCGATCCCTGGCAAGGATGTCGTTGGCATAGAGGTGCCAAATCAAAATTTAGAGACGATCTATCTAAAAGAAATTTTAGAAAGCGAAGTCTTTAAAAACGCGAGCAGTCCGCTAACCATGGCTCTTGGCAAGGATATCGTGGGCGCTCCTTTTGTGACTGACCTTAAAAAGCTCCCACATTTGCTAATCGCAGGTACAACAGGATCAGGCAAGAGCGTGGGTATAAACGCGATGCTTTTAAGCTTGCTTTATAGAAATAGCCCACAAACTTTGCGCCTAATGATGATCGATCCAAAGATGCTTGAGTTTAGCATATATAACGACATCCCACACCTTTTGACGCCGGTCATCACAGAGGCTAAAAAGGCGATCACGGCGCTTTCAAACATGGTCGCTGAGATGGAGCGAAGATATAAGATAATGAGCCAAACTCGCACAAAAAATATAGAGAGCTACAACGAAAAGATGAAGAGTGAGGGTGGCGAGCAGTTCCCATATATTGTCGTGATCATCGATGAGCTAGCCGATCTTATGATGACTAGCGGCAAGGACGTGGAGCTTTATATAGGCCGTCTAGCGCAGATGGCAAGGGCTAGTGGCATACACTTGATAGTGGCGACCCAGCGCCCAAGTGTCGACGTCGTGACTGGCCTTATAAAGGCAAATTTACCAAGCAGGATAAGCTATAGAGTAGGGCAGAGGATCGATAGTAAGGTCATCCTTGATCAAATGGGAGCTGAGAGCTTGCTAGGGCGAGGAGATATGCTATTTACGCCTCCTGGAAGCCCTGGTGTGATCAGGCTGCATGCGCCATTTGCGAGTGAAAAAGAGATAGAAACAATCGTAAATTTCTTAAAAGAGCAACAAGATGTGATTTACGATGAGAAATTTCTAGCAGAAGAGGGCTCTAGCGCAGGCTCAGCTGCTGGTGTGCTAGGTGAAGATGAGCTTGATGAGCTATACGAAGAGGCAAAAGAGATCATCTTAAGTGAGCAAAAAACATCGATCAGCTACCTACAAAGACGCTTAAAAATAGGCTATAACAAAGCTGCAAATATAATCGAGCAGATGGAAAAAATGGGCGTTTTAAGCCCTGTCAATGCAAAAGGGCAGAGGGAAATTTTGGTCTGA
- a CDS encoding HU family DNA-binding protein, with amino-acid sequence MKKAEFIQAVADKAGLSKKDTLKVVDATLETIQAVLEKGDTISFIGFGTFGTADRAARKARVPGTKKVIDVPASKAVKFKVGKKLKEAVAAGAAKKGKKK; translated from the coding sequence ATGAAAAAAGCTGAATTTATTCAAGCTGTTGCCGACAAGGCTGGTCTTTCAAAAAAAGATACTCTAAAAGTTGTTGATGCTACTTTGGAGACAATCCAAGCGGTTCTTGAAAAAGGCGATACAATTAGCTTTATAGGCTTTGGTACTTTCGGTACTGCTGACAGAGCTGCAAGGAAAGCTAGAGTCCCTGGAACTAAGAAAGTAATCGACGTTCCTGCTAGCAAAGCAGTCAAATTCAAAGTTGGCAAAAAACTTAAAGAAGCAGTTGCTGCTGGTGCTGCTAAAAAAGGTAAAAAGAAATAA
- a CDS encoding GatB/YqeY domain-containing protein, whose product MSIREQILADIKEAMKAKNEFKRDTLRTLNAALKQVEVDQRIEMTDEVVLPLLQKEIKKRADSVELYLKGAREDLAKKEQSEIELIKAYLPAQLSDDELKEKIKSIIEKVGKNLGAVMKMAKDEIGASAEAKRISMIAKELLV is encoded by the coding sequence ATGAGCATAAGAGAGCAAATTTTGGCCGACATAAAAGAGGCTATGAAAGCAAAAAATGAGTTTAAAAGAGACACCTTAAGGACGCTAAATGCAGCACTTAAACAGGTCGAAGTCGATCAAAGGATCGAGATGACTGACGAGGTCGTGCTCCCACTACTTCAAAAAGAGATCAAAAAGAGAGCTGACTCGGTTGAGCTCTATCTAAAGGGAGCAAGAGAGGACCTAGCTAAAAAAGAGCAGAGCGAGATCGAGCTTATCAAGGCATATCTACCAGCTCAGCTAAGTGATGATGAGCTAAAAGAGAAGATTAAAAGTATCATTGAAAAGGTTGGTAAAAATTTAGGCGCTGTGATGAAAATGGCAAAAGATGAGATCGGAGCGAGCGCTGAAGCAAAACGCATAAGCATGATCGCAAAAGAGCTTTTGGTATAA
- a CDS encoding disulfide bond formation protein DsbA, whose protein sequence is MVIAIDLGSNTFRVALIKKEQNGFGNEQIYEKIVGAARGLNESGKIGFEAKNRLFEAIAEAKSKFDFTKFKCVAVATEAFRVASNSEEIFSEIREKFGINFHIIDGQAEAKLTFLGVQNALRKLGINDKFSIIDIGGASSEIGEDGKFISFKFGIITFYERFKALDLMQENAKIYTKEAREFLTSLNNRLIVLTSGVPTTIAALKLGLNYESYDPKKVNGYELKNDGLVWFVNELLKMDDKSADVAVGRSRKYPLIAGTLLLKELLNGQEAKFIVIDDGLREGVGAAYLKGIFQEIITKF, encoded by the coding sequence TTGGTTATAGCGATCGATCTTGGCTCAAACACCTTTCGCGTGGCACTTATAAAAAAAGAGCAAAATGGCTTTGGTAACGAGCAAATTTATGAAAAGATAGTTGGAGCTGCAAGGGGCTTAAACGAAAGTGGTAAGATAGGCTTTGAGGCTAAAAATAGGCTTTTTGAAGCGATAGCAGAGGCTAAAAGCAAATTCGACTTTACTAAATTTAAATGTGTGGCAGTCGCAACTGAAGCTTTTAGAGTAGCGTCAAATAGTGAAGAAATTTTTAGCGAGATAAGAGAGAAATTTGGCATAAATTTTCATATCATTGACGGGCAAGCTGAAGCAAAACTTACATTTTTAGGCGTGCAAAATGCCTTAAGAAAGCTTGGCATAAATGATAAATTTAGCATCATCGACATCGGCGGTGCAAGCTCAGAGATAGGCGAAGATGGAAAATTTATAAGCTTTAAATTTGGCATCATCACCTTTTACGAGAGGTTTAAAGCGCTTGATCTGATGCAAGAAAATGCAAAAATTTATACAAAAGAGGCAAGGGAATTTTTAACAAGTCTTAACAATAGACTTATCGTGCTAACTTCTGGCGTGCCGACCACTATCGCAGCGCTAAAGCTTGGGCTAAACTACGAAAGCTACGATCCCAAAAAAGTGAACGGATATGAGCTTAAAAATGACGGTCTTGTTTGGTTTGTAAATGAGCTTTTAAAGATGGATGATAAAAGCGCTGATGTGGCTGTTGGAAGAAGTAGAAAATATCCGCTCATCGCTGGAACGCTGCTTTTAAAAGAGCTACTAAACGGGCAAGAAGCGAAATTTATAGTTATCGACGATGGGCTTAGAGAGGGCGTTGGGGCGGCTTATTTAAAAGGCATATTTCAAGAAATTATCACAAAATTTTAG
- a CDS encoding sensor histidine kinase, with the protein MSEKTQILFKILSLYLVSSVLFLGYFFINDYKNKKNALILNEVKSLKEIKMGIYMKARMSGLDSISSLTKEKGVHACIVLKNDEKIYKDFDCQKIDKSKNVNLIDGKVSIFEKIQYMEDNATDELARADIFLVGKNIKVEILSLQISTTLKALFFLFALLFIAFYLAKLSLKPLYKKIETLNRFIKDSTHEINTPLSVISMSIETADRNNLNERNLKRFNNISLAAKSLGSIYDALVHLSFNLDKPSKKEPIDLNLLTTQRLNYFSPFFAKRGLKIEAKLKSSLINADLEDMSKILDNLLSNAAKYAAQNSEVRIILEPNFFSISNLGHGISKEQQLQIFDRYTRFNDDQGGFGIGLNLVKECCKKNGITVKCQSELDGETTFSLSW; encoded by the coding sequence ATGTCTGAAAAGACGCAAATTTTATTTAAAATTTTATCCCTCTATCTTGTTAGCTCTGTGCTTTTTTTGGGCTATTTTTTCATAAACGACTACAAAAATAAAAAAAATGCGCTCATCTTAAACGAGGTCAAGTCTCTAAAAGAGATAAAAATGGGCATTTACATGAAAGCTAGAATGAGTGGACTTGACTCAATCTCAAGTCTAACAAAAGAAAAAGGTGTACATGCTTGTATCGTGCTAAAAAATGACGAGAAAATTTACAAAGACTTTGACTGCCAAAAGATCGACAAAAGCAAAAATGTAAATTTGATAGACGGCAAGGTCTCGATATTTGAAAAGATCCAGTACATGGAGGATAACGCCACGGACGAGCTCGCACGTGCAGATATTTTTCTAGTTGGCAAAAATATTAAGGTTGAAATTTTATCTTTACAAATTTCAACCACACTAAAGGCGCTCTTTTTCCTTTTCGCCCTGCTCTTCATCGCCTTTTACCTAGCAAAACTAAGCCTAAAACCGCTTTATAAAAAGATAGAGACGCTAAACCGCTTCATAAAAGACTCAACGCACGAGATAAATACACCCCTAAGCGTCATCTCGATGAGCATAGAAACAGCCGATCGTAACAACCTAAATGAGCGAAATTTAAAGCGTTTTAATAACATCAGCCTTGCTGCAAAAAGCCTAGGTAGCATCTATGACGCGCTAGTTCATCTAAGCTTTAACCTAGATAAGCCCAGCAAAAAAGAGCCAATAGACCTAAATTTACTAACCACGCAAAGGCTAAACTACTTCTCGCCATTTTTTGCTAAACGCGGGCTTAAGATAGAGGCCAAACTAAAGTCAAGCCTTATAAACGCAGACCTTGAGGATATGAGCAAAATTTTAGATAATCTCCTTAGCAATGCCGCAAAATACGCAGCGCAAAATTCAGAAGTGCGCATCATTTTAGAGCCAAATTTCTTTAGCATAAGCAACCTTGGACACGGTATCAGCAAAGAACAGCAACTGCAAATTTTTGATCGCTACACGAGATTTAACGACGATCAAGGCGGCTTTGGCATAGGGCTAAATTTAGTAAAAGAGTGTTGCAAGAAAAATGGCATCACCGTAAAATGCCAAAGCGAGCTTGATGGCGAGACTACATTTTCGCTCTCTTGGTAG
- a CDS encoding response regulator transcription factor yields the protein MVRILLVEDDETLLDLISEYLGENGYDVTTTNNAKDALDLAYERNFDLLILDVKLPQGDGFSLLSSLRELGVTTPSIFTTSLNTIDDLEKGYKSGCDDYLKKPFELKELLIRMQALIKRNFSHQNGEDIKILDDLCFHPQSKTLSKNGENVNISSKESDLLALFLQNKGKILTKDEIFNKIWKFDEEPSELSLRVYIKNLRQILGKDAILNRRGDGYIYV from the coding sequence ATGGTCAGAATTTTGCTCGTTGAAGATGATGAAACATTACTTGATCTAATAAGCGAGTATCTGGGCGAAAATGGTTACGATGTCACCACTACAAACAATGCCAAAGACGCACTAGATCTTGCATACGAGCGAAATTTTGACCTACTTATACTAGACGTCAAACTCCCGCAAGGCGACGGCTTCTCCCTACTTTCATCGCTACGTGAGCTTGGCGTCACAACACCTAGCATATTTACCACCTCGCTAAACACCATAGACGACCTTGAAAAAGGCTACAAAAGCGGCTGCGATGACTATCTAAAAAAGCCATTTGAGCTAAAAGAGCTACTTATCCGCATGCAAGCTCTCATAAAAAGAAATTTCTCACACCAAAACGGCGAAGATATCAAAATTTTAGATGATCTTTGCTTTCACCCACAGAGCAAAACTCTAAGTAAAAACGGCGAAAATGTAAATATCTCGAGCAAAGAGAGCGACCTGCTCGCCCTATTTTTGCAAAACAAGGGCAAAATTTTAACCAAAGATGAAATTTTTAATAAAATTTGGAAATTTGACGAGGAGCCAAGCGAGCTTAGCCTTCGTGTCTATATCAAAAATTTACGCCAGATTTTAGGCAAAGATGCCATTTTAAACAGGCGCGGGGACGGCTACATCTATGTCTGA
- a CDS encoding pyruvate kinase: MKKLILVALGAMFMFGGLANATEMMQKDKMGKDEMMKKEQMMKDDMSKKHPVKKHEAKKEDMGMKDEMKKDDMGMKKDDMGMKDEMKKGM, from the coding sequence ATGAAAAAGTTAATCTTAGTTGCACTTGGTGCTATGTTTATGTTTGGCGGTCTTGCAAATGCTACTGAAATGATGCAAAAGGACAAGATGGGCAAAGATGAGATGATGAAGAAAGAGCAGATGATGAAAGATGATATGTCTAAAAAACATCCTGTCAAAAAACACGAAGCTAAAAAAGAAGACATGGGCATGAAAGACGAAATGAAAAAAGACGACATGGGTATGAAAAAAGACGACATGGGCATGAAAGACGAAATGAAAAAAGGCATGTAA